A genomic window from Bacteroidales bacterium includes:
- a CDS encoding sigma-70 family RNA polymerase sigma factor produces MQKHKENSNILPNNATWEDIYKKYSRKMYAVCLRYARKPEEAEDILHDGFMKVFSCLDEYKNLGSFEGWIRRIMVNTAIKAYRKYSSRWFPIDEQYTEIESSEVCIEDDIALDELLKHINSMPDGYRLVFNMYVIEGYKHSEIAEILGISESTSKTQLLKARNYLKNKIGVKIYEKV; encoded by the coding sequence ATGCAAAAACATAAAGAAAACAGCAACATATTGCCAAACAATGCTACATGGGAAGATATCTATAAAAAATACTCCCGGAAAATGTATGCAGTATGTTTGCGATATGCGCGTAAACCCGAAGAAGCTGAAGACATTTTGCACGATGGTTTTATGAAAGTTTTTTCTTGCTTAGATGAGTATAAAAATTTAGGTTCTTTTGAAGGCTGGATTCGCAGAATTATGGTAAATACTGCCATTAAAGCATACCGAAAGTATAGTAGTCGGTGGTTCCCTATTGACGAACAATATACAGAAATAGAATCTTCTGAGGTATGTATTGAAGATGACATAGCACTCGATGAATTGCTAAAACATATCAATAGCATGCCCGATGGATATCGATTGGTTTTTAATATGTATGTAATAGAAGGGTATAAGCATAGTGAAATAGCAGAGATTCTTGGTATATCCGAATCTACTTCAAAAACACAACTCTTAAAAGCAAGAAATTACCTAAAAAATAAAATAGGAGTAAAAATCTATGAAAAAGTTTAA
- a CDS encoding tetratricopeptide repeat protein, whose amino-acid sequence MQFINLFKYLIAIIFLIGNVIVYAYSFDTLKYKTYVDSLSKWSYHSPNKAVTIGKELYVYTEKINDLASNESVLNSLSLAYYYMGNRKESLLYLNILKNLYYKQNNFDKLSLIYNRIGAIYQDWSLYTEALNSFNKAYKYALKSKNQSRIAQCYNNLGLINKEQGNYDKAFDYFIKAKEVYIQLNDKRNLAFTLNNIGIIYKRIKSFDKALSYFLQSIELKKSIGDIRTLPNSYGNIAELYIDQGDYTNAEKWFKESLILRTQNNDQENIIRDLLALLRIYTLTNNLPKAKEYLSEVELKLKNNSSILDIRRNYYETISLFYEKSKDFKNAFIYFKKAKELSDSIFNEETAHKALELEYIVNSEQKEQEINELRLENQKSLEKLRNELTFKYILLIILVSVFSILLILFIRYKIGLKARLAIEEKNIHIEKINEELITVNDELEQRVKERTEELEKEMQIKEETLQKLEIALKKAEESNYLKDAFLANINHEIRTPLSAIIGLTEVLKSRISNTNPEIEKFVDGIAQSSNRLFNLLNNIIDLSRVQANDIIPHIDSCNPNQLVRKVGDLFVFRINEKKLELSYILGEVPKMKCDKDLTFKVLVDILDNAVKYTEKGKIEISTSVISNGKEVMISVSDTGIGIDESYLPNVFETFRQESMGYNRLYQGAGLGLPLSQRMIKLMGGRLELSSKKNFGTTVNIILPASEVNIEKQTTPSFVQDNKDIPDAKILLVEDDDFNALYIKTIVESVAMVDWVKDGNEAISIIEKSKKPYDIVILDINLPNQWEGISLQKEIRKKFPEYNNVPFVAQTAYSFNTDKEKILNNGFVEYFTKPLNSEHFLNSIKFLLINNSKK is encoded by the coding sequence ATGCAATTTATTAATTTATTTAAATATCTTATTGCAATTATTTTTCTAATCGGAAACGTTATTGTTTACGCATATTCATTCGATACGCTTAAGTATAAAACATATGTCGATTCATTATCCAAATGGTCATATCATTCTCCAAATAAAGCTGTTACTATTGGTAAAGAATTATATGTTTATACCGAAAAAATAAATGATTTAGCAAGTAACGAATCTGTTCTTAATTCCTTATCGCTAGCATATTATTACATGGGTAATAGAAAAGAAAGCTTATTGTATTTAAATATTTTAAAAAATTTATACTATAAACAAAACAACTTCGATAAATTATCCTTAATTTATAATCGTATAGGTGCAATTTATCAAGATTGGTCATTATATACTGAAGCCCTAAATAGTTTTAATAAGGCTTATAAATATGCATTAAAATCAAAAAATCAGTCTCGTATAGCCCAATGTTATAATAATTTAGGATTAATCAATAAAGAACAAGGAAATTATGATAAGGCTTTTGATTATTTTATTAAAGCTAAAGAAGTATATATACAATTAAACGATAAACGTAATTTAGCTTTTACTCTTAATAATATAGGAATTATTTATAAAAGAATAAAAAGTTTTGATAAAGCTCTTTCCTATTTTTTGCAGTCGATTGAATTAAAAAAATCAATTGGCGATATAAGAACACTACCCAATAGTTACGGAAATATTGCAGAGCTTTATATAGATCAAGGCGATTACACAAATGCTGAAAAATGGTTTAAAGAATCGTTAATTTTAAGAACTCAGAATAATGATCAAGAAAATATTATTCGCGATTTATTAGCTTTATTAAGAATTTATACATTAACTAATAATTTACCCAAAGCAAAAGAATACTTAAGTGAGGTAGAATTAAAGTTAAAAAATAATTCTTCTATATTAGATATAAGGCGAAATTATTATGAAACAATTTCACTCTTTTACGAAAAAAGTAAAGATTTTAAAAATGCTTTTATATACTTTAAAAAAGCAAAAGAGCTATCTGATTCTATTTTTAACGAAGAAACAGCTCACAAAGCATTAGAATTAGAATATATTGTAAATTCGGAACAAAAAGAACAAGAAATAAATGAATTGCGTTTAGAAAATCAGAAGTCGCTCGAAAAACTACGTAATGAACTTACATTTAAATATATATTGCTTATTATTTTAGTTAGTGTTTTTTCAATTTTACTTATTTTATTTATTCGATATAAAATAGGCTTAAAAGCTCGTTTAGCTATTGAAGAGAAAAATATTCATATTGAAAAAATTAACGAGGAACTTATAACGGTAAATGATGAGTTAGAACAAAGAGTAAAAGAACGAACAGAGGAGCTTGAAAAAGAAATGCAAATAAAAGAAGAAACCTTGCAAAAGCTCGAAATAGCTCTTAAAAAAGCAGAAGAATCAAATTATTTAAAAGATGCTTTTCTTGCTAATATTAATCATGAAATAAGAACACCTTTAAGCGCTATTATTGGCTTAACAGAGGTATTAAAAAGTAGAATTAGCAATACGAATCCCGAAATAGAAAAATTTGTCGATGGTATAGCTCAAAGTAGTAACCGACTTTTTAATTTACTCAATAATATCATAGATTTAAGTAGGGTTCAAGCAAATGATATTATACCGCATATCGATTCTTGTAATCCGAATCAATTAGTTCGCAAAGTAGGCGATTTGTTTGTATTTAGAATAAACGAAAAAAAATTAGAACTTTCGTATATCTTAGGTGAAGTTCCTAAAATGAAATGCGATAAAGATTTAACATTTAAAGTCTTAGTCGATATTTTAGATAATGCCGTAAAATATACCGAAAAAGGAAAAATAGAAATATCCACTTCGGTTATATCAAATGGTAAAGAAGTTATGATTTCGGTTTCCGATACCGGTATCGGAATAGATGAGTCATATCTACCAAATGTTTTTGAAACTTTTAGGCAAGAAAGTATGGGCTATAATCGCTTATATCAGGGAGCTGGTTTAGGTTTACCATTATCGCAGCGTATGATTAAGCTTATGGGAGGAAGATTAGAACTTTCGAGTAAGAAAAATTTTGGTACAACTGTAAATATTATTTTACCGGCTTCTGAAGTAAATATTGAAAAACAAACAACTCCTTCATTTGTTCAAGATAATAAAGACATTCCTGATGCAAAAATATTGCTTGTCGAAGATGACGATTTCAATGCTTTGTATATTAAAACAATAGTCGAATCTGTTGCTATGGTTGATTGGGTAAAAGATGGTAATGAGGCAATTTCAATAATTGAAAAGTCAAAAAAGCCTTATGATATAGTTATTTTAGATATTAATTTACCAAATCAATGGGAAGGTATATCGCTTCAAAAAGAAATTCGCAAAAAATTCCCCGAATATAATAATGTGCCATTTGTTGCTCAAACCGCCTATTCATTTAATACCGATAAAGAAAAAATTTTAAATAATGGATTTGTTGAATATTTTACAAAACCACTAAATTCAGAACATTTTTTAAACTCAATTAAGTTTTTACTTATAAATAACTCCAAAAAATAA
- a CDS encoding endonuclease, translated as MNKLFIFIQLFLIFVACSSNKVVVEEHTKKIDYVENRGFFRIVSYNVENYFDPFDDSLKQDDEFTPNGARHWTWEKYKEKQKKIYKVIAAMGGWELPEIIGFCEIENRFVMEDLLKSTPFKWRNYGLVHKESPDNRGIDVAMIYRKEKFILLSQTFYKVQFPWDTTKKTRDIMYVKGVTNFDDTLHIFMNHWPSRLGGQSESDRNRQFVASILRSKVDSIFRTNWNANIIIMGDFNDEPDNSSITDVLRAQTKYENPQPGELYNLAWYMKEVKGMGSLKFQGQWGLIDQLIVSGSLLNKNNSIYTTPDNARTFNADFLSEKDEAFIGVKPFRTYVGFKFNGGFSDHYPVYLDLYKP; from the coding sequence ATGAATAAATTATTTATTTTTATTCAACTTTTTTTAATATTTGTAGCTTGTTCAAGCAACAAAGTTGTTGTAGAAGAGCATACAAAAAAGATTGATTACGTTGAAAACAGAGGCTTTTTTAGAATTGTATCATACAATGTAGAAAATTATTTCGATCCTTTTGATGATTCATTAAAACAAGATGATGAGTTTACTCCTAATGGTGCAAGACATTGGACATGGGAAAAATATAAAGAAAAACAAAAGAAAATTTACAAAGTAATTGCCGCTATGGGGGGGTGGGAATTACCTGAAATTATTGGTTTTTGCGAAATTGAAAATCGATTTGTGATGGAAGATTTACTAAAAAGCACTCCATTTAAATGGCGAAATTACGGCTTAGTACACAAAGAGTCGCCCGATAATAGAGGTATTGACGTTGCAATGATTTATAGAAAAGAAAAATTTATCCTTTTATCTCAAACCTTTTACAAAGTTCAATTCCCTTGGGATACTACCAAAAAAACACGCGATATCATGTATGTAAAAGGAGTTACTAATTTTGACGATACTTTACATATTTTTATGAATCATTGGCCTTCGCGTTTGGGCGGACAAAGTGAATCGGATAGAAATAGACAATTTGTTGCTAGTATATTACGTTCAAAAGTCGATTCAATTTTTAGAACTAATTGGAACGCTAATATTATTATTATGGGAGATTTTAATGACGAACCCGATAATTCTAGTATTACCGATGTTTTACGAGCACAAACTAAATATGAAAATCCGCAACCTGGAGAATTATATAATTTAGCGTGGTATATGAAAGAAGTAAAAGGTATGGGAAGCTTAAAATTTCAGGGACAATGGGGACTTATTGATCAACTTATCGTTTCGGGATCACTCTTAAATAAAAACAATTCGATTTACACTACTCCAGATAACGCACGAACTTTTAATGCCGATTTTTTATCAGAAAAAGATGAAGCATTTATTGGTGTCAAGCCTTTTAGAACATATGTAGGATTTAAATTTAACGGAGGTTTTAGCGATCATTATCCTGTTTACTTAGATCTTTATAAACCATAA
- a CDS encoding gliding motility-associated C-terminal domain-containing protein, which produces MKKFNDNDFDKFFRDKFYELEQEPPISVFNRLNKNITSENTIKPFNKYFWLGGLSLAIITFIFIFNSFNTPNDTIVSKDKPQENKISNFVQSYSIDTHSIAQEQNIKNPPKSTIALIQKQTNSIKASKEENNYINNTPIPSNSIENSISKQITQYFYRTNIKAASCHQANGKASIKCEHNSSVQFYWADMNKVSNELDNLKSGTYTVYAKIEKQILDTLLITIPDSGNVIADFKIYDIMLGNEFMTIFENQSKIDKKIWKEAKNMHFYWSFGDGTYSNLAEPEHSYQNSGSYQVKLTLTSSHGCRDSITKSYIVTIPQNFAEIPNIFSPNNDGINDYFQPTYYDMQTIECSIFSRNGELIYEWKEIDGKWDGKIRNSNQIASPGTYYYILKGITKKGKQVLHKGMVQLVL; this is translated from the coding sequence ATGAAAAAGTTTAACGATAACGATTTTGATAAGTTCTTTCGAGACAAGTTTTATGAACTTGAGCAAGAACCACCTATTTCTGTTTTTAATCGTTTAAACAAAAATATTACATCTGAAAATACGATAAAACCTTTCAACAAATATTTTTGGTTAGGTGGACTTTCTTTAGCTATTATTACATTCATATTTATTTTTAATTCATTTAATACCCCCAATGATACCATCGTTTCTAAAGATAAGCCCCAAGAAAATAAAATTTCAAACTTTGTGCAATCATATTCAATTGATACTCATTCAATAGCTCAAGAACAAAATATTAAAAATCCCCCCAAAAGTACAATAGCATTAATTCAAAAACAAACAAATAGCATTAAGGCATCAAAAGAAGAAAATAATTATATTAACAATACCCCTATTCCAAGTAATTCTATTGAAAACTCCATTTCAAAACAGATCACTCAATACTTTTATCGAACAAATATAAAAGCGGCTAGTTGCCACCAAGCCAATGGTAAAGCTAGTATTAAATGTGAACATAATTCTTCTGTTCAATTTTATTGGGCTGACATGAATAAAGTATCTAATGAACTTGATAATCTAAAAAGTGGCACATATACTGTTTATGCAAAAATTGAAAAGCAAATTCTCGACACCCTATTAATAACAATTCCCGATAGTGGTAATGTAATAGCAGACTTCAAAATATATGATATTATGCTTGGTAATGAATTTATGACCATTTTTGAAAATCAATCTAAAATTGACAAAAAAATATGGAAAGAAGCTAAAAATATGCATTTTTACTGGAGTTTTGGCGATGGCACCTATTCTAATCTGGCAGAACCAGAACACAGTTATCAAAATTCTGGTTCTTATCAAGTTAAATTAACCTTAACCAGTTCACATGGTTGTCGCGATAGTATTACAAAATCTTATATTGTTACCATACCTCAGAATTTTGCTGAAATACCCAATATTTTTTCACCCAATAATGATGGAATTAACGATTACTTTCAACCTACCTATTATGATATGCAAACCATAGAATGCAGTATATTTTCAAGAAATGGTGAACTCATATATGAATGGAAAGAAATTGATGGCAAATGGGATGGAAAAATTAGAAATTCAAATCAAATTGCAAGTCCTGGTACTTATTATTACATATTAAAGGGCATAACTAAAAAAGGCAAACAAGTTTTACACAAAGGAATGGTTCAGCTAGTTCTTTAA
- a CDS encoding T9SS type A sorting domain-containing protein: MRKVIFITSMVVFSLGIKAQDTLTVMTYNLLNFNNNTSYCTQSNNNVNDKISYLKTITSYVLPDIVGFNEIHASNATIQLILDSILNTNGIKTYSRIQYINSSNSDIVSSIFYNNKKLKLYSTNYLQTDLRDVIILNLYYNSQEMQNNHDTVFIRVMQAHLKAGSTTSDQDQRAQETSVIMNYLNSLGNSKNTILMGDFNVQSSTETAFQNLINYSNMNVRFYDPVNKLGNWNNNSSFALYHTQAVQLNSNGCTSGGGLDDRFDFILASFSIMNNLYKVKYVANSYKVIGQDGNHFNQSVDNPANYSVPSNVLTALANMSDHLPVTLKLAVQQTPFIGIEEANLNNFNIKPYSWIDNELILSLQGEYNGNLEIHIYDLMGRKVFTTYRKLFNDELLISVQTPSLDKGLYIVQYQLKGLNKSLKVIHK; this comes from the coding sequence ATGAGAAAAGTGATTTTTATTACAAGTATGGTTGTTTTTAGTTTAGGTATAAAAGCCCAAGATACATTGACGGTAATGACTTATAATTTGCTTAATTTCAATAATAATACTTCATACTGTACCCAATCGAATAATAATGTTAACGATAAAATAAGTTATTTAAAAACGATAACGTCTTATGTATTGCCCGATATAGTTGGCTTTAATGAAATACATGCTTCTAATGCAACCATTCAGCTTATTTTAGATAGTATTTTAAATACCAATGGTATAAAAACATACTCACGAATTCAATATATTAACTCTAGCAATTCTGATATTGTAAGTTCAATTTTTTACAATAATAAAAAGTTAAAACTATATTCTACAAATTACTTACAAACCGATTTGCGAGACGTTATTATTTTAAATCTTTATTACAATAGTCAGGAAATGCAAAACAATCATGATACGGTTTTTATACGTGTTATGCAAGCTCATCTTAAAGCTGGTAGCACAACCAGCGATCAGGATCAAAGGGCACAAGAAACGAGTGTTATTATGAATTATTTAAATAGTTTGGGAAATAGTAAAAACACCATTTTAATGGGCGACTTTAATGTACAAAGTAGTACCGAAACCGCTTTTCAAAATTTAATTAATTATAGTAATATGAATGTTCGTTTTTACGATCCGGTAAATAAATTAGGAAATTGGAATAATAATTCAAGCTTTGCTTTATATCATACTCAGGCTGTTCAACTTAATTCAAATGGTTGTACATCGGGGGGGGGCTTAGACGATCGTTTTGATTTTATTTTAGCATCTTTTTCAATAATGAATAATTTGTATAAAGTTAAATATGTTGCAAACTCATACAAAGTAATAGGTCAAGATGGAAATCATTTTAATCAAAGTGTTGATAATCCAGCCAATTATTCTGTACCTTCGAATGTGCTTACAGCATTGGCTAATATGTCCGATCATTTACCTGTAACCCTTAAATTGGCAGTACAACAAACACCATTTATTGGAATTGAAGAAGCAAATTTAAATAATTTTAATATAAAACCCTATTCTTGGATTGATAATGAATTGATATTGAGTTTGCAAGGAGAATATAATGGGAATTTAGAGATTCATATTTATGATTTAATGGGACGTAAAGTATTTACTACTTATAGAAAACTTTTTAATGATGAATTATTAATATCAGTTCAAACACCTTCACTTGATAAAGGTTTATATATAGTTCAATATCAATTAAAGGGCTTAAACAAAAGTTTAAAAGTTATACATAAATAG
- a CDS encoding imidazolonepropionase — MNFLIINIKQLIQAESKPKQYIAGKQMSKLPIIKDAFLYVESGRIRDFGKMDELASGRERYFTMSDKIIDATDKIILPTYCDSHTHIVYAGSREKEFVDKIKGLTYEEIAKRGGGILNSAALLQQTSENELFEQTSLRIKEIMALGTGAVEIKSGYGLTPEAEIKMLRVIQRLKETFPIKIKATFLGAHAIPPKYKEEPDEYVDVIINEMIPVIAGEDLADFIDVFCDKGFFTPEQTERILMAGLKYGLRAKIHANELDHSGGIEVGVKYNALSVDHIEYTSDEDIQLLLQSDTMPTVLPGAAFFLNMPLAPARKMIDAGLPIAFASDYNPGSSPSGNMNLVLSMACIRYKLLPEEAINACTINTAYAMGVSDTHGSIALGKAANFIITKPIPSYEYIPYSFGNHVIESVYINGELQKFYE, encoded by the coding sequence ATGAACTTTTTGATAATAAATATTAAACAACTTATCCAAGCAGAATCAAAGCCCAAGCAATATATAGCGGGTAAGCAAATGTCTAAACTTCCCATAATTAAAGATGCATTTCTATACGTAGAATCAGGACGTATCAGAGATTTTGGCAAAATGGACGAATTGGCGTCGGGTAGGGAACGTTATTTTACAATGTCGGATAAAATAATAGATGCAACAGATAAAATTATTTTACCTACATATTGCGATTCACATACTCATATTGTATATGCAGGTAGTCGCGAAAAAGAATTTGTAGATAAAATAAAGGGATTAACCTATGAAGAAATAGCCAAACGTGGTGGTGGTATATTAAATAGTGCAGCATTATTGCAGCAGACATCAGAAAATGAGCTTTTTGAGCAAACCTCGTTGAGAATAAAAGAGATTATGGCTCTTGGCACAGGTGCTGTCGAAATTAAAAGTGGATATGGTTTAACGCCAGAAGCAGAAATCAAAATGCTTAGAGTAATACAACGTTTAAAGGAAACATTTCCCATTAAGATAAAAGCTACATTTTTAGGTGCCCATGCAATCCCACCAAAATATAAAGAAGAACCGGACGAATATGTTGATGTAATTATAAATGAAATGATACCGGTTATTGCAGGCGAAGATTTAGCAGATTTTATTGATGTTTTTTGCGATAAAGGTTTCTTTACACCAGAACAAACTGAGCGTATTTTAATGGCGGGATTGAAATATGGTTTAAGAGCTAAAATACATGCCAATGAACTCGACCATTCTGGTGGAATTGAAGTTGGAGTAAAATATAATGCATTATCTGTAGATCATATCGAATATACAAGCGATGAAGATATTCAACTATTACTTCAATCCGATACGATGCCAACAGTATTACCAGGAGCAGCTTTCTTTTTAAATATGCCATTAGCCCCAGCTCGTAAAATGATAGATGCCGGTTTGCCTATTGCATTTGCATCTGATTATAATCCAGGGTCGTCTCCTTCAGGTAATATGAATCTAGTACTTTCTATGGCATGTATTCGCTATAAATTATTACCCGAAGAGGCTATCAATGCTTGTACTATCAATACTGCTTATGCTATGGGAGTTTCTGATACACATGGAAGCATCGCTCTTGGAAAAGCAGCTAATTTTATTATTACGAAGCCTATACCGTCGTATGAATATATCCCTTATAGTTTTGGTAACCATGTTATAGAATCAGTTTATATTAATGGCGAACTACAGAAGTTTTATGAATAA
- a CDS encoding PAS domain-containing protein, with translation MIENYFEYLNFAITISDKEGNIIYMNDKSRATFQKDKPLLGSNLKDCHSLNSWEKIQSLLSNKETNVYTIEKNGVKKLIYQTPWYNAKNEVAGLLELSLVIPIEMPHFVRS, from the coding sequence CTATTTTGAATATTTAAATTTTGCCATAACTATCAGCGATAAAGAAGGCAATATTATTTATATGAATGATAAGTCAAGAGCAACTTTTCAGAAAGATAAACCATTATTAGGTTCGAACCTAAAAGATTGTCATTCATTAAATTCTTGGGAAAAAATTCAATCTTTATTATCAAATAAAGAGACCAATGTTTATACTATCGAAAAAAATGGTGTCAAAAAGCTTATATATCAAACTCCTTGGTATAATGCTAAAAATGAAGTGGCAGGATTATTAGAATTATCCTTGGTAATACCTATTGAAATGCCTCATTTTGTTAGATCTTAA